The region GTTTCAAGGCGCCATCGCATTCATTATAGTTCCGTTAGTTGTTCTCATGATACGCTTCGTTTACGTCTCGCGCTCATTGCACGATTATTTACGCCATAGAGTAATGAAATTATCCCTAGTCGAAATTTTAGAACTCAGGCATAACGAATCAAATTTATGTCTCACTTTTTACACCCTTCCGATCCTCGCAGCTTAGTTTGACTCAACAGAGCCGCCAAGTTCTAAGAATTCTAGATCGAAATTCAACCTCGAGATCCTCGCATGTCTCGATCACACTAACAATCGTTCCAACTCCGAATTTGCCAAATTCCAGAAAAACAACCTCAGTGATTAACTGAGGTGTAAGCCAGGAATATCGCAACTGAGACTTCTGAGGAACAAATGagtcgcaatttttttttcatctcgataGAACCTCGAACATCGGAATTGGGACTTGAGCgtaattttgaggttagaatgacatattttttttaaatccaaatTTCCGTATCCAAGAAGGTTTCACTAGATAACCCTGGAAAACGTCGATGTTTTCCCCTAAGGTCCAAACGAGGTCCAAACTTTCGTCTTTGGTTACTGacctataataatattataagtaCATAACTCACGATTGTAAACTTtaagtatttattatacgaggataaaatataaaattgtaagaaaaaatgcCCAATTTTTCGAGGCACTAATTCCTTTCCAAAATTCGTGAAACCCTTCACGCGAGACACTTCCATATTACAGGAATGTATTATATATCAGGCATCAGCTGCAGTAGGTACAGCAACTCATAGAATATACCCTTTAGATCGTCAATAATACAATTACGATGTGGTATACTGATAGTTacgtatacataggtatatataagaTAATTGTTACGACACTTACGGGTTCTCCGTTTATGAACCAAGTCAGCATGGCTGCAGGTTTCGATGGGGCAGAAGTGCAGTTGAGCCTGACCGTGTCTCCAACCTGATAACGTGAACGACCTCCGGATATGTGGGGTCCTTTACTCGGCAGAACTGTTCAATTGTCCGTGCAAAACggatgtggaaaaaaaaaagttgaaaaaaaaaataaaggaaacaGAACAAAGAGAACGGTATTAAGTGTTTGTAATCGTACGGCAAATAGCGAATCCGTAACTTTGGTTCACGCGGGCGATAATAATTTTCCCACGAAATGGAGTGATGAGTGAAATATATGTATCGTGTATGGGTATAGATAATTATCAATTTGATTATATTTCAGCAGGTGAAAATcgcaatttttgcaaattttttttatacacatttttattaaaaagaaataaaaagaaaaaaaaaaatatgccatTTTCAATACAACGAACGATGAATTAAGTGTGTAAAATTTGTcgttttgatattttaataaaGTGCATAAATGCCTTAATattccggctaacttgttttcgatccgaaacaaaatgccaGTTCAATTCTATACcaattatgtgacaatgactggCGATGCAATTGACGTGACGAAATTGGTTACATTGTCGCAAAATTCGTATAAAATCGACGTCGCATTTTATTGcggaccgaaaacaagtttGCCGGAAGGTTAAAgcatttttgcattttactgtacagtaatgttcattaCTAGGCTTCGAGTgactcggtattttttttttttttgaatcaaaaCTGAATCGGGTTTTCTTTGTACATAAATTTTACGTGTCTATGATCAACGTATCGTTTGTTTCTCCCGTGACTCGCGTCGCTAGTCATAGACACATGAAATTTGATTAGAAAGGAAACTCGTTGCAGttttaatttcagaaaaatagtTAGCCACTGGAAACCTGTAAACGAATATAACTGTACCTACATACAGAGTTATGCACATAAAAAGGcgaatatattattatcatacgcATGATGTGAATAGTTTTAAACGGAAAAATTTAATCTGGTATGAATTATACGAGAGAAGACTTTTATTCCCCGTTATCCTCATTTGCCTCCCCTTCCTTTCATTTACAAAGGGAAAATACACGGGGCCACGCTGCAGTAAAACTGGTGTAATAAAATTGccttattgaaaaattcatttctaacACACCGGCAGTGTAACAGTTCCTCAAAAAATATCACTGCAGGTTATTCGAGCCCCATTCCCCCCCGTAAATCGTAAAGGCACCTAAGTCAATTTGACAAATGTTACGCGAATTTTTTGcctcttttatttttcgctcCTCggaatattatgaaaaaagctagtagaatttttttttaaatgcccAAGATTGGAAATTCGAgatatatttatgtaaattatacatattatacgcgAATCGCTTATTGTTGTCACTCACCTACGACCACCATGTCCGCGTGATCTGATACAGTTTGAAAGGACGGGGCTTCGGCGGAAACTTCGCAGCGATATCGTCCAGTGCTCGACAAATCCACGTTGCGTAAAACGAGCGATTTTTCCGTAGAGTTTGCGATCTGgtcaaattataaaaaatatataaatacgtatatatattataattcgaaatataattgtatttaaaaaaatatgcagcATTTTTTGTACAACGAATATATTTCGCATACAATTAAAGGCTTCGCAGTGCTTAGGCCAGGTAATTTTAGGGGAAAATACGGGAGGTGTTCCcatatttttcagttttagTACCTGTTTGCaccacgaaaaaaaaaaaaaatgttcatattacagaaaaaaaatcccacgCAGAtataaaagttttcaaatttgaatttgatatACATTGAAACTTTcgatgttttttaatttttatttttttttattttttcataacctTGAGtgtgctgaaaaaattaatttaacgCTTGAGTacaatgtttattttttcaactgaaTGTCGGAACAACGTAATTTGGGATGAGCAAACGTATTTCGTAGATAACGACACTGAATTAAATCGTAAAAATGATGGTTTTGTGAAATATAAGGGTGTTTTGAAATTCAGCGTATTCTTTGTTTGTTCCTATGGTAATttcgaagtataaaaattgttccCAACCatggaattgattttttcagtcCATTATAATTTATGACAAAAAAGTAACTGACTGGCAAAAATAGAGTGGTTTTAGGGGGGAATAGACTGCTTTAGGGGAAACCTTCAGTTTTAGAGTCCTTGTAggggaatataaaaaaatatggtatTTTTAGGGAAATAGCGGACCCAGTCAATGTAGCCTGCAATTAAAATCcggtaaaataattattgtatgtTCGATGAATACGACGCGagttatatgtatttatgattgaaaaaatgtgcacaggtatttttttttctcccttttttttttataatgtaATGCATTTTACATCACCGctctgcaatttttccattttttatacttGCGTTCAGCGTTTTCTATTATCTGCCTGCAGTGCTTACAACAATAGATGATATAAAGTATTGTAACGGTTGTGGAATAAAAGTTAAACAAAGAACAGTAAAacgcagaagaaaaaaaaaaaaaaagaacgccGCAGGTTGCGGAGCGCTGTAATTGATGCGGGTTAACGCATGTAGACCGGAAATGAACGATGCGGAGCGATTAGTTCAGCTTTTTCTATCAAATTGAATGAATGCACGTTGCATGGTTGCATGTGCAATGGACGTTACGTGCATGTGCACATTATAGccatatgtataatttatatatacatatatatgccatatatatacaaaatgacatataatgtatataacgATTCATTAGCGGGAGAGAAAATGTATTTCCGTTTCGATGATAAGAATTTTTAATAAGATACTGCTATACTGCAATGATACTCATCACATTGTATGATTTGCACAAAGAATAAGTTGATGAGACAAATatcaatagtttttttttttttttttttctgccattCCGTTATGAAacggtataaatttttcatcgggCGATCTTTATGGTGCAGAAAATAGGCCCGAAACATTAAAATCGGATCGAAAACACCGCGGTTCAATCATTTTAAACGTTCTATAATTACATTGTAGAATTTCTTGAGTTAATTGTCGCGATATTTTAAGGTTCTGTTGTTCGAATTCGCTCAGAATAATTTCTGTCGCATGGTTAAAATATCGTTTTATTCCTGCTTattcacttttaaaatttttcaacgggaaaattttctcttacCCTCCCAAgacgaaattttaaaattcattggaagcttaaaaaaattttgaggtttGCTAGGCTTAAAACTGAGAATTAATCCCGATTCCGATGTTTGAGGTTctaatgagaaaataaaaaattggaactCGGGGTTCAAACgatttctaaaatttctcatttatttttgatgaaaGGTATTGTCATTTGGCCAGCCAAACTCGTTAAGAAAATTCTAGATGCTTGACCAGTGTGGGCAAaaattaatgagaaaaaaattccgtaaCATTTCCAGATTTTCCAAGACCTAAAATCTAATTTcccctgaaattttttcagttctATCAAGTTACTGGAACCTGAATCGTTCAGCTTATTAAATCTATattcgattcaaattcaattcgaatcgaagaaaaatataatgttcAAAAAAGTAAGTTTAAGCCGATTTGTTTCCTAGAGGAAAAACAAGTAAATTTGATATCACAAAAAATCATTCCTATTTATATCTTCAGTTTTTTCTACGTCCAAATTAGAAAATCCCCTGACAAATCCAAGTTTTTCAAGTGTGTGACCACTTCCCTGACAAAATGCGAAATGCGAACTCACGTCGACGGAGACGCCGGAAAGCTCGAAGACCTGGACAGGCGGAGTCTCGCCTGGAACGTATCGGTAAAATTCGTTGCCATCCTTGTACCATTTCACAGAGTACAAGAATTCCCGATCGAGATTGAAATTGCACTGAAGGGTGACGGTCTGATTGAAAACCACGTGCTCCGGTATCTGCAGCGCCGTCATCCTGAGCGCTCCGAtttctgaaagaaaaataggaaatCATCCAAAGCTTGAAAATCCTTGACACGCGGGATCGAGGCGAAAGAGAAGTGAAAAATCGGCAAGAAATAAATCCCGCTTTTCGTTCGCCGGTTTTTATCCAATAACGATAATCGCACGATTAGAACACAACGAAATTCGCCTGTCCATTTGTGTTACATCGCCTTTTCCCGGATTAGAAGACACCGATTCGTCGCGGCCGATAATCGGAAGCCAAATCGCGGTTCGAGTGGATTAACTTATCAATATTTCATCGCGGTTCGGCGTATCGTACATTCGctt is a window of Neodiprion pinetum isolate iyNeoPine1 chromosome 4, iyNeoPine1.2, whole genome shotgun sequence DNA encoding:
- the LOC124216644 gene encoding uncharacterized protein; amino-acid sequence: MMSARFTCLAYVTLILVTLLLILVAPEIGALRMTALQIPEHVVFNQTVTLQCNFNLDREFLYSVKWYKDGNEFYRYVPGETPPVQVFELSGVSVDIANSTEKSLVLRNVDLSSTGRYRCEVSAEAPSFQTVSDHADMVVVVLPSKGPHISGGRSRYQVGDTVRLNCTSAPSKPAAMLTWFINGEPADAKYLKGPPHITGVDDRGLETAMLGLQFHVTPKHLKRGDMNLKCLATIATVYLQSKEESVKGVGVPAPGHSDPDDRNNALKAPESRETRAQSHTRNDLAHGSSGEFVADWFSFLLPALAAIFLTR